Proteins co-encoded in one Neodiprion lecontei isolate iyNeoLeco1 chromosome 3, iyNeoLeco1.1, whole genome shotgun sequence genomic window:
- the LOC107224495 gene encoding guanine nucleotide-binding protein G(s) subunit alpha produces MGCFGSQSSKASQDDSKNQKRRSDAITRQLQKDKQVYRATHRLLLLGAGESGKSTIVKQMRILHVNGFSEAEKRQKIEDIKKNIRDAILTITTAMNTLTPPVVLEDPSNQSRVEYVLDVSSSPDFDYPSEFYEIVETLWKDRGVQQSFERSNEYQLIDCAKYFLDKVAIVKQLDYTPTEQDILRCRVLTSGIFETRFQVDKVNFHMFDVGGQRDERRKWIQCFNDVTAIIFVTACSSYNMVLREDPTKLRLRESLDLFKSIWNNRWLRTISVILFLNKQDLLAEKIKAGKHKLEDYFPEFARYQTPVEPGVVADPSEPPDVIRAKYFIRDEFLRISTASGDGKHYCYPHFTCAVDTENIKRVFNDCRDIIQRMHLRQYELL; encoded by the exons ATGGGGTGCTTCGGCAGCCAGAGCTCCAAGGCCAGTCAAGATGACAGTAAAAATCAAAAGAGGCGTTCGGATGCGATCACCAGGCAACTACAAAAGGACAAACAAGTATACAGGGCCACTCATCGCCTTTTGCTTCTCg GCGCGGGAGAGTCTGGAAAAAGTACCATCGTCAAACAGATGAGGATACTTCACGTGAATGGCTTCAGCGAGGC GGAAAAGCGGCAGAAGATCGAGGACATAAAGAAGAATATAAGGGACGCGATCTTG ACGATAACGACCGCGATGAACACGTTGACGCCACCGGTAGTCCTCGAAGATCCATCGAACCAGAGCAGAGTCGAATACGTCCTCGATGTATCGTCTTCCCCGGATTTCGACTACCCGTCG GAATTCTACGAGATTGTGGAGACGCTTTGGAAGGACAGAGGAGTCCAGCAGAGCTTTGAGCGCAGCAACGAGTATCAGCTCATCGACTGCGCCAAATA CTTCCTAGACAAAGTAGCGATAGTGAAACAACTCGACTACACACCTACGGAACAG GATATCTTGAGGTGTCGAGTCCTCACCTCCGGTATCTTCGAGACGCGGTTTCAAGTCGACAAAGTCAACTTTCA CATGTTCGATGTCGGCGGGCAGCGAGACGAAAGGAGAAAATGGATACAGTGCTTTAACGATGTGACAGCCATTATCTTCGTGACGGCCTGCAGTAGTTACAACATGGTGCTTAGGGAAGACCCGACGAAACTCAGACTCAGAGAAAGTCTCGACCTCTTCAAGAGCATTTGGAATAACCG ATGGCTCCGTACGATATCCGTAATCTTGTTCCTGAACAAGCAAGATCTTCTAGCGGAGAAAATCAAAGCCGGCAAACACAAGCTCGAGGACTACTTTCCAGAATTTGCGAGATACCAGACACCCGTTGAGCCAGGCGTCGTCGCGGATCCCTCGGAACCCCCTGACGTCATTAGGGCGAAATACTTCATCCGAGACGAGTTCCTG CGCATAAGCACGGCGAGTGGGGATGGAAAGCATTATTGTTACCCACATTTCACGTGCGCCGTTGACACCGAGAATATAAAGAGAGTGTTCAACGACTGCCGCGATATCATCCAGCGAATGCACCTTCGTCAGTACGAACTATTGTGA
- the LOC107224503 gene encoding ATP-dependent RNA helicase Ddx1 isoform X1 gives MTAFEEMGVLPEIAKAVEDMDWMLPTDVQAEAIPLILGGGDVLMAAETGSGKTGAFCLPILQTVWETLKDIESGKATTSKASPQSSPHWTMSLFDRGRALAVTPDGLRCQSREQREWHGCRATKGVQGSGKFYYEATVTDEGLCRVGWSMPQANLDLGTDKFGFGFGGTGKKSNAKQFDSYGEPFGMHDVIGCLLDLTNAEIRFTKNGVDLGQAFSLNAQQKSSIFFPAVVLKNAEMAFNFGAQPFKHSPPEGYIAISAAPKSSTRDNTVSGNRQSGVDNLKPANNAPQTIIIEPSRELAEQTFNQIQKFKKHLDNPKVRELLLIGGVNVKEQISALNSGIDIVVGTPGRLEDLIQGGYLSLTHCRFFVLDEADGLLKQGYTELIDRLHRQIPKITCDGRRLQMIVCSATLHAFEVKKLADRLMHFPTWVDLKGEDAVPETVHHVVVMVDPQKDKSWQLLRTHIRTDGVHYRDNVKPGNNTAETLSEAVKILKGEYCVSAIREHKMDRAIIFCRTKIDCDNLESYLKSIGSNEFTCVCLHGDRKPQERKANLEKFKRQEVKFLICTDVAARGLDITGLPFMINITLPDEKSNYVHRIGRVGRAERMGLAISLVSSVPEKVWYHGEWCSSRGRNCSNTNLTDQGGCCIWYNEPRYLGEIEDHLNVTIQQVGPDIKVPLNEFDGKVTYGEKKVNSGTGYQNHVAQMAPAVSQLAGLESKAQLIYLRRHMNVGKSV, from the exons ATGACAGCTTTCGAAG AAATGGGCGTACTGCCTGAGATAGCCAAAGCAGTTGAAGACATGGATTGGAT GTTGCCAACAGATGTTCAAGCTGAAGCGATTCCCCTAATTTTAGGAGGAGGAGATGTATTGATGGCTGCAGAAACTGGTAGTGGTAAAACTGGTGCCTTCTGTTTACCAATCCTTCAAACTGTATGGGAAACTCTGAAGGATATCGAATCTGGAAAAGCAACGACCTCCAAAGCCAGTCCACAGTCCT CCCCACACTGGACGATGAGTTTATTTGATAGGGGCCGAGCGCTTGCCGTTACTCCGGATGGTTTGCGATGTCAAAGTCGTGAACAACGCGAATGGCATGGCTGTCGTGCAACCAAAGGTGTACAGGGTAGTGGGAAATTCTATTATGAAGCTACTGTGACTGATGAAGGTCTTTGTCGTGTTGGATGGTCTATGCCACAG GCAAACTTGGATCTGGGAACCGATAAATTTGGATTTGGTTTTGGTGGAACTGGTAAGAAGTCGAATGCCAAGCAGTTTGATAGTTATGGAGAGCCGTTTGGAATGCATGACGTGATTGGCTGCCTGTTAGATTTAACCAATGCTGAAATTCGTTTTACTAAAAATGGTGTTGATTTGGGCCAAGCGTTTTCTTTGAACGCGCAACAAAAATCTTCCATATTCTTCCCCGCGGTTGTattgaaaaatgctgaaatGGCATTCAACTTTGGAGCTCAACCCTTCAAACACTCGCCACCCGAAGGCTACATCGCTATTTCCGCAGCTCCAAAGTCTTCTACTCGAGACAATACTGTTTCCGGAAATAGACAAAGTGGTGTCGATAATTTGAAACCAGCCAACAACGCTCCACAGACCATAATCATTGAGCCGTCTCGCGAATTGGCTGAGCAAACTTTCAATCAGATACAAAAG TTTAAGAAACATTTGGATAATCCAAAAGTACGGGAGCTCCTGTTGATTGGAGGAGTAAATGTCAAGGAACAGATTTCTGCATTGAATTCGGGGATTGATATCGTTGTGGGAACACCTGGCCGATTAGAAGACCTGATACAAGGTGGCTACTTGTCTTTGACTCATTGCAG ATTCTTCGTGCTCGATGAAGCTGATGGCTTATTGAAGCAAGGATATACCGAGCTTATTGATAGACTGCATCgacaaattccaaaaattacaTGTGATGGTAGAAGATTGCAGATGATCGTCTGTTCGGCCACTTTACACGCCTTCGAAGTTAAAAAACTCGCG GATCGTTTGATGCACTTCCCAACCTGGGTTGACCTCAAGGGCGAAGATGCAGTTCCAGAGACAGTCCATCATGTCGTTGTCATGGTGGACCCCCAGAAAGACAAATCCTGGCAGTTGTTGAGAACACACATTCGCACGGATGGAGTACATTACAGGGATAATGTCAAACCAGGAAATAATACCGCAG AGACACTTTCTGAAGctgttaaaattttgaaaggagAATACTGTGTCAGTGCCATAAGAGAGCATAAGATGGACCGTGCTATTATTTTCTGCAGGACTAAGATCGATTGTGATAATTTGGAGTCTTATTTAAAGAGTATCGGCAGTAATGAGTTTACATGTGTGTGCCTTCACGGAGATCGTAAGCCACAAGAGCGAAAAGCGAACTTAGAAAAATTTAAGCGTCAAGAAGtgaagtttttaatttgtacGGACGTCGCTGCCAGAGGATTGGACATTACCGGTCTTCCCTTCA TGATCAACATCACCCTACCagacgaaaaatcaaattacgTACACCGGATCGGCAGAGTGGGTAGAGCTGAACGAATGGGTTTGGCTATTTCTTTAGTAAGCAGTGTACCGGAAAAAGTTTGGTATCACGGAGAATGGTGTTCCTCCAGAGGCAGGAATTGCAGCAACACAAATCTGACTGATCAAGGTGGCTGTTGCATCTGGTATAACGAGCCAAGA TACTTGGGAGAAATTGAAGATCATTTGAATGTGACAATTCAGCAAGTAGGTCCAGATATCAAGGTTCCTTTGAACGAGTTCGACGGTAAAGTTACTtatggagaaaaaaaggttAATAGCG GAACTGGATACCAAAACCATGTGGCACAAATGGCTCCAGCCGTATCTCAATTGGCAGGACTGGAATCAAAAGCACAGCTTATTTATTTGAGGAGGCATATGAACGTTGGAAAATCGGTTTAG
- the LOC107224503 gene encoding ATP-dependent RNA helicase Ddx1 isoform X2 encodes MGVLPEIAKAVEDMDWMLPTDVQAEAIPLILGGGDVLMAAETGSGKTGAFCLPILQTVWETLKDIESGKATTSKASPQSSPHWTMSLFDRGRALAVTPDGLRCQSREQREWHGCRATKGVQGSGKFYYEATVTDEGLCRVGWSMPQANLDLGTDKFGFGFGGTGKKSNAKQFDSYGEPFGMHDVIGCLLDLTNAEIRFTKNGVDLGQAFSLNAQQKSSIFFPAVVLKNAEMAFNFGAQPFKHSPPEGYIAISAAPKSSTRDNTVSGNRQSGVDNLKPANNAPQTIIIEPSRELAEQTFNQIQKFKKHLDNPKVRELLLIGGVNVKEQISALNSGIDIVVGTPGRLEDLIQGGYLSLTHCRFFVLDEADGLLKQGYTELIDRLHRQIPKITCDGRRLQMIVCSATLHAFEVKKLADRLMHFPTWVDLKGEDAVPETVHHVVVMVDPQKDKSWQLLRTHIRTDGVHYRDNVKPGNNTAETLSEAVKILKGEYCVSAIREHKMDRAIIFCRTKIDCDNLESYLKSIGSNEFTCVCLHGDRKPQERKANLEKFKRQEVKFLICTDVAARGLDITGLPFMINITLPDEKSNYVHRIGRVGRAERMGLAISLVSSVPEKVWYHGEWCSSRGRNCSNTNLTDQGGCCIWYNEPRYLGEIEDHLNVTIQQVGPDIKVPLNEFDGKVTYGEKKVNSGTGYQNHVAQMAPAVSQLAGLESKAQLIYLRRHMNVGKSV; translated from the exons ATGGGCGTACTGCCTGAGATAGCCAAAGCAGTTGAAGACATGGATTGGAT GTTGCCAACAGATGTTCAAGCTGAAGCGATTCCCCTAATTTTAGGAGGAGGAGATGTATTGATGGCTGCAGAAACTGGTAGTGGTAAAACTGGTGCCTTCTGTTTACCAATCCTTCAAACTGTATGGGAAACTCTGAAGGATATCGAATCTGGAAAAGCAACGACCTCCAAAGCCAGTCCACAGTCCT CCCCACACTGGACGATGAGTTTATTTGATAGGGGCCGAGCGCTTGCCGTTACTCCGGATGGTTTGCGATGTCAAAGTCGTGAACAACGCGAATGGCATGGCTGTCGTGCAACCAAAGGTGTACAGGGTAGTGGGAAATTCTATTATGAAGCTACTGTGACTGATGAAGGTCTTTGTCGTGTTGGATGGTCTATGCCACAG GCAAACTTGGATCTGGGAACCGATAAATTTGGATTTGGTTTTGGTGGAACTGGTAAGAAGTCGAATGCCAAGCAGTTTGATAGTTATGGAGAGCCGTTTGGAATGCATGACGTGATTGGCTGCCTGTTAGATTTAACCAATGCTGAAATTCGTTTTACTAAAAATGGTGTTGATTTGGGCCAAGCGTTTTCTTTGAACGCGCAACAAAAATCTTCCATATTCTTCCCCGCGGTTGTattgaaaaatgctgaaatGGCATTCAACTTTGGAGCTCAACCCTTCAAACACTCGCCACCCGAAGGCTACATCGCTATTTCCGCAGCTCCAAAGTCTTCTACTCGAGACAATACTGTTTCCGGAAATAGACAAAGTGGTGTCGATAATTTGAAACCAGCCAACAACGCTCCACAGACCATAATCATTGAGCCGTCTCGCGAATTGGCTGAGCAAACTTTCAATCAGATACAAAAG TTTAAGAAACATTTGGATAATCCAAAAGTACGGGAGCTCCTGTTGATTGGAGGAGTAAATGTCAAGGAACAGATTTCTGCATTGAATTCGGGGATTGATATCGTTGTGGGAACACCTGGCCGATTAGAAGACCTGATACAAGGTGGCTACTTGTCTTTGACTCATTGCAG ATTCTTCGTGCTCGATGAAGCTGATGGCTTATTGAAGCAAGGATATACCGAGCTTATTGATAGACTGCATCgacaaattccaaaaattacaTGTGATGGTAGAAGATTGCAGATGATCGTCTGTTCGGCCACTTTACACGCCTTCGAAGTTAAAAAACTCGCG GATCGTTTGATGCACTTCCCAACCTGGGTTGACCTCAAGGGCGAAGATGCAGTTCCAGAGACAGTCCATCATGTCGTTGTCATGGTGGACCCCCAGAAAGACAAATCCTGGCAGTTGTTGAGAACACACATTCGCACGGATGGAGTACATTACAGGGATAATGTCAAACCAGGAAATAATACCGCAG AGACACTTTCTGAAGctgttaaaattttgaaaggagAATACTGTGTCAGTGCCATAAGAGAGCATAAGATGGACCGTGCTATTATTTTCTGCAGGACTAAGATCGATTGTGATAATTTGGAGTCTTATTTAAAGAGTATCGGCAGTAATGAGTTTACATGTGTGTGCCTTCACGGAGATCGTAAGCCACAAGAGCGAAAAGCGAACTTAGAAAAATTTAAGCGTCAAGAAGtgaagtttttaatttgtacGGACGTCGCTGCCAGAGGATTGGACATTACCGGTCTTCCCTTCA TGATCAACATCACCCTACCagacgaaaaatcaaattacgTACACCGGATCGGCAGAGTGGGTAGAGCTGAACGAATGGGTTTGGCTATTTCTTTAGTAAGCAGTGTACCGGAAAAAGTTTGGTATCACGGAGAATGGTGTTCCTCCAGAGGCAGGAATTGCAGCAACACAAATCTGACTGATCAAGGTGGCTGTTGCATCTGGTATAACGAGCCAAGA TACTTGGGAGAAATTGAAGATCATTTGAATGTGACAATTCAGCAAGTAGGTCCAGATATCAAGGTTCCTTTGAACGAGTTCGACGGTAAAGTTACTtatggagaaaaaaaggttAATAGCG GAACTGGATACCAAAACCATGTGGCACAAATGGCTCCAGCCGTATCTCAATTGGCAGGACTGGAATCAAAAGCACAGCTTATTTATTTGAGGAGGCATATGAACGTTGGAAAATCGGTTTAG